One Acidimicrobiales bacterium DNA segment encodes these proteins:
- a CDS encoding cysteine--tRNA ligase — MRLYDTARDAVVPFSPGRLVTMYTCGITPYDAAHMGHVAVYVTYDVLQRRLQDLGHETRCVRNITDVDDDILRKARQLGVHFLDLAAEEMARFDSTMRALRLLECWSEPRATSAIPDILGFIGMVLESGHAYQAGGAVYFDVSSFPEFGQISHYHRDRMLALAAERGGNPDDPNKRNPLDFVLWQPSAPDEPAWDSLWGPGRPGWHIECSALAMRELGTTIDLHGGGTDLIFPHHECEAAQSEAVTGEPFVRHWMHVALVRLGGTKMSKSLGNLVFVSDLLKEWEPDAIRLCVLGHHYRTEWEWRDEEMGEAAERLARWRAAGPGAGALEQVRAALDEDLDVPGAIAAIDAAARGGQGVSEAAGLLGVQ; from the coding sequence ATGCGGCTGTACGACACGGCTCGTGACGCGGTGGTGCCGTTCTCCCCCGGTCGGTTGGTCACCATGTACACGTGCGGGATCACCCCGTACGACGCCGCCCACATGGGCCACGTGGCCGTCTACGTCACCTACGACGTGCTGCAGCGCCGGCTCCAGGACCTCGGCCACGAGACCCGCTGCGTGCGCAACATCACCGACGTCGACGACGACATCCTGCGCAAGGCGCGCCAGCTGGGGGTGCACTTCCTCGACCTCGCCGCCGAGGAGATGGCCCGCTTCGACTCGACGATGCGCGCCCTGCGCCTGCTCGAGTGCTGGAGCGAGCCCCGGGCCACCTCGGCCATCCCCGACATCCTCGGGTTCATCGGCATGGTGCTCGAGTCGGGCCACGCCTACCAGGCCGGGGGAGCGGTCTACTTCGACGTGAGCTCGTTCCCCGAGTTCGGCCAGATCTCCCACTACCACCGGGACCGGATGCTGGCGCTGGCCGCCGAGCGGGGCGGCAACCCCGACGACCCGAACAAGCGCAATCCCCTGGACTTCGTGCTTTGGCAGCCGTCGGCCCCGGACGAGCCGGCGTGGGACTCGCTGTGGGGCCCGGGCCGGCCCGGCTGGCACATCGAGTGCTCGGCGCTGGCCATGCGCGAGCTGGGAACGACCATCGACCTGCACGGGGGCGGGACCGACCTGATCTTCCCCCACCACGAGTGCGAGGCCGCCCAGTCCGAGGCCGTCACCGGGGAGCCCTTCGTCCGGCACTGGATGCACGTGGCCCTGGTGCGGCTGGGCGGGACCAAGATGTCCAAGTCGCTCGGGAACCTGGTGTTCGTGAGCGACCTGCTGAAGGAGTGGGAGCCCGACGCCATCCGGCTGTGCGTCCTCGGCCACCACTACCGCACCGAGTGGGAGTGGCGCGACGAGGAGATGGGGGAGGCGGCCGAGCGCCTGGCCCGGTGGCGGGCGGCGGGGCCGGGGGCGGGGGCCCTGGAGCAGGTCCGGGCCGCTCTGGACGAGGACCTCGACGTGCCCGGGGCCATCGCCGCCATCGACGCCGCCGCCCGTGGGGGCCAGGGCGTCTCGGAGGCGGCCGGGCTGCTGGGGGTGCAGTGA